A genome region from Arthrobacter agilis includes the following:
- a CDS encoding Gp37-like protein, with amino-acid sequence MFQFAIFDRNYQWRAPLGSVTSLKATIRHNAISEATFSIPANHKRAGMLIEPGTRLRIRYRGEHLISGPVRLASGSSEPPRTLEFSVQSDFRLLSNFLGWPAPMKAITQQGDDGAYWTMRDNAESVVKAAARQNILHRSEYPLTVAPDQSRGGLVDVSLRMHPLFDRLFPAVDAAGIGVSVEMIPGGLLLDCYVPKVRVTKLTEQSRVVRKWQFSRAAPEATRGVIGAQGSGDLREFIPFASAAREAEWGDVIEVFQDARDTADSVTHAMRGQEALNETAPVATLTVDLAESNNFRIFGPKGVKPGDIVTAVVGPGIEVTDVVREVSLDWSRSNGLSLSAVIGPKDDPMEQLMKAITTLARGVTDLRVGT; translated from the coding sequence ATGTTCCAGTTCGCGATCTTCGACAGGAACTACCAGTGGCGGGCGCCGCTGGGGAGCGTGACCTCGCTGAAGGCCACGATCCGGCACAACGCGATCAGCGAGGCTACGTTTTCGATTCCGGCGAACCACAAGCGGGCCGGCATGCTGATCGAGCCGGGCACACGGCTGCGAATTCGGTACCGGGGCGAGCACCTCATCTCCGGGCCCGTGCGCCTGGCCAGTGGGAGCAGCGAGCCTCCGAGGACGCTTGAGTTCAGCGTCCAGTCGGACTTCCGTCTGTTGTCGAACTTCCTCGGCTGGCCAGCGCCCATGAAGGCGATCACCCAGCAGGGCGACGACGGCGCGTACTGGACAATGCGAGACAACGCCGAGTCCGTGGTGAAGGCCGCGGCACGGCAGAACATCCTTCACCGGTCCGAATACCCACTGACGGTCGCCCCGGACCAGTCCCGAGGCGGCTTGGTGGACGTGTCCCTGCGGATGCACCCTCTGTTCGACCGGCTGTTTCCCGCGGTCGACGCCGCCGGGATCGGGGTGTCCGTGGAGATGATCCCCGGCGGGCTGCTGTTGGACTGCTACGTGCCGAAGGTGCGGGTCACGAAGCTGACTGAGCAGTCGAGGGTGGTCAGGAAGTGGCAGTTCTCCCGGGCCGCACCGGAAGCTACCCGCGGCGTAATCGGCGCGCAGGGATCCGGGGACCTCCGCGAGTTCATCCCCTTCGCCTCCGCCGCCCGCGAGGCTGAATGGGGCGACGTCATCGAGGTCTTCCAAGACGCCCGGGACACGGCTGACTCGGTCACCCACGCGATGCGCGGGCAGGAAGCACTGAACGAGACAGCGCCCGTAGCAACGCTGACCGTGGACCTGGCGGAGTCAAACAACTTCCGGATCTTCGGGCCGAAGGGCGTGAAGCCGGGAGACATCGTCACCGCCGTCGTGGGCCCCGGCATCGAGGTCACCGACGTCGTGCGGGAAGTCAGCCTCGACTGGTCACGATCGAACGGCCTGTCCCTTTCAGCGGTCATCGGGCCGAAGGACGACCCCATGGAGCAACTCATGAAAGCCATCACGACCCTCGCCAGAGGCGTCACCGATCTGAGAGTAGGCACGTAA